DNA from Flavobacteriales bacterium:
CGGAGCTCTATGCGCTGCATCACACGGCCGCGCCCGTGCCCGTGGTCGACCTCGGCGATATCCGGCCCGGCGCCACGTCGGCGGACACCCAGCATGCCGTGGCCGAGACCCTCGCCGAGCTCATGCGCATGAACATCGTGCCCATCCTGCTCGGCGGCGGGCAGGGACATACCTTTTCGCAGTACCTGGCCTACGAGAAGCTCGAGCGCACGGCGAACCTGGTGTGCGTGGATGCCCGGTTCGACCTTGGGGAGCCCGGCCAGGCCCTGGCCGATACCAGCTACCTCAGCCACATCGTGCTCCGCCAGCCGAACTACCTGTTCAACTACAGCAACCTCGGCTACCAGACCTACCTCGTGGACCAGCCCGGCATCGAGCTCATGGAGCGCCTGCTCTTCGATGCGCACCGGCTGGGAGAGCTGCGCAGCAACATCGCCGATGCGGAGCCCGTGCTCCGGAATGCCGACACCCTGAGCGTGGATATGTCCGCGATCCGACGTAGCGATGCACCCGGCACCACGCGCCCCGGCCCCAACGGGTTCCACGGCGAGGAGGTCTGCCAGCTCATGCGCTATGCCGGCGTGAGCGAGAAGATCACGTCGCTGGGCATCTACGAGCTGGATCCGGAACGGGACGAGGAGCAGGTGACGGCGCAGCTCGCCGCGCAGATGGTCTGGTGCTTCCTCGATGGCTTCCGCAGCCGAACCAATGACCTGCCGTGGCTGGACCGCAAGCGCTTCACGCGGTTCCGCATCCCCATCCGCGGCCACGAGCAGGAACTGGTGTTCTACAAGAGTTCCGTAAGCGACCGCTGGTGGATGGATGTGCCCTACAAGGCCGAGCAGGAGGCCCGCTTCGAGCGCCACCACTTGGTGCCCTGCTCCTACAGCGACTACCAGGCCGCCTGCCGCGAGGAGGTGCCGGACCGCTGGTGGCGCACCTTCCAGAAACTGGCCTGACCCCCAGGGGCCAAGCCGGATGCGGCCGGATTTGGTGGGTAAGGGGATTTGCTATATTGGCGCCGGTTCCGGGGGCAGGCCCTGCCTTGTTCCCGGCTTTCGTCAGGCACCACCACCGAACGGAACAACAGCATGAGGGGGATAGTTACCGCAGCTTTTTGCGTGGCATTGGCGGGCGTGTCGTTCGCTCAGCAGGACCCGCAGTTCACGCAGTACATGTTCGACCGGCTGTCCATCAACCCGGCCGTTGCCGGCACCACGGGCGAACTCTGCGGCACCCTGCTGCTTCGCCAGCAATGGACCGGTTTCGATGGCGCCCCGAAGACCGCCCTGCTCAACGTTCACGGCAACGTGAAGAAGATCAGCTCCGGCCTCGGCCTATCGGTGTTCCTCGATGAGCTCGGCCAGCAGAAGAGCACCTATGCCCGCTTCCACTATTCCTTCCATCGCAAGCTGGGTCCCGGGACTTTCGGCATCGGTCTCTCAGCCGGCATGATGAGCCATACCCTCGGCAATAAATGGCAGGCCACCGACGGGGTGGCCAATGATGAGTTCATCCCCGCCAACGGGAACTCCGATATGGGCTGGGACCTCGCCGCAGGCCTGTATTACGTGAGCCCCACCCTGTGGGCCGGCATCTCCAGCACCCACCTCACCGAAGTGGAGCTCCGCAACGTGAGCATCCAGCAGCGCCGCCACTACTTCGTGCAGGCCGGCTACAACTGGAAGATCAAGGGCGACCAGAAGTACATCCTTCAGCCCAGCGTGCTCATGAAGAGCGACGGCACCTCCACGCAGTTCGACATCACGGGCACCTTCCTCTATAATAACATGGTCTGGCTGGGCGTTTCGTACCGTACGGAGGACGCCATCGCCCCCCTGATCGGTTACCAGTTCAAGCCCACCGCGAAGTCCATGCTCCGCATCGGGTACAGCTACGATGTGACGACCTCCCAGCTCAGGAACTACAGCAGCGGCAGCCACGAGATCATGGCGAACTTCTGTGTGCTCCTGGTGAAACCGCCTGATGTGCACAGGCATAGCAGCGTCCGCTTCCTCTGATACCCGTAACCTCAGAACCCCAACTGCCGTAAAGTGCCTCGTCCTAGGTGTTCGCTTACCCGTAGCACTTTAGGACAAGGGTCCCTGCAAGGAAGAACCGATCGGCAAAACAGGAAGAACATGCAACGTCCCATCATGTATCTCGGCGCCATCGGCTTGCTGGCGAGCTGTGGCGGTGGCGGGCAAGGGCAGCTCACCGGCGTTCTGGGAAGGCCGGAGTGGTACCAGGTAGACCCCTATGGGATGAACTACATCCCCATGGGCAGCTATGTCATGGGCCCCAGCGACCAGGATGTCCCCTATGCCCTGGTCACCAAGAGCAAGACCGTTTCGGTGCAGGCATTCTACATCGACCAGACGGAGATCACCAACAACGAGTACCGCCAGTTCGTGTATTATGTGCGCGACTCGATCGCCAAGCGCATCCTCGGCGATGAGGATATCGGCGACCACGTGATCGCGGAAGACGAATACGGCGAGGAGCTGGATCCCCCGGTGCTGAACTGGCGGACCCGGATCGACTGGTACGGCGACGAGGAGCGGGAGGCCTTGGCGGACATGTTCCTCAGCGAGAGCGAGCGTTTCTACCGCCGGAAGGAGATCGATACGCGGAAGCTCATGTTCGAGTACTACTGGATCGACCTCAAGGAGGCGGCCCGGAAAGGCACCCCGAGCAACTGGGCCCGCGACCTCGACCTCAGTTACACCAACAGCAAGGGCCAGAACAACGCCATCCGCGGCCATAGCGACCGCAGCAAGTTCATCATCAAGGAGGTGATCAACGTCTACCCCGACACGCTCGTGTGGGTGCATGACTTCACCTACTCCTTCAATGAGCCGATGACGGAGAACTACTTCTGGCACCCGGCCTACGATGATTATCCGGTGGTGGGTGTCACCTGGGTGCAGGCCACGGCGTTCAACGTCTGGCGCACGCAGCTCATGAACAGCTGGCTGGAGAGCAATGGCGAGGCATTCGTCAACCGCTTCCGGTTGCCCACCGAGGCCGAGTGGGAATACGCATCGCGCGGCGGCCTCGACCTGGCTCCGTTCCCTTGGGGCGGCCCCTACGTCCGTAACCGCCAGGGCTGTTTCCTGGGCAACTTCAAGCCCCTGCATGGCAACTATGTGGACGATGGCGGCTTCCACACCGTGCCCGTTGACAGCTACACCCCGAACGACTACGGCCTGTACCAGATGGCCGGCAACGTGAGCGAGTGGACGAGCACGGCCTTCGACGAGAGCGTGTACGACTTCGACCACGACCTGAACCCGGAGTACAGCTACGATGCCCTGGCCACCGATGCCCCTTCGCTGAAGCGCAAGGTGATTCGCGGCGGCTCATGGAAGGACATCGGCTACTACATGCAGACCGGTACCCGCAGCTACGAGTACCAGGATACCACCAAGGCCTACATCGGGTTCCGCTCGGTGATGACCTTCCTGGGCCGCGGTAAAGCCGTGAACGCCGAGGACCTCTAGACCTGGAATCAGCGACCGTTACCGAACCAGCGCGGCCGCATTCATAGACCATTCCCCCAACCTTCAGACGAACCCTAAACGCAAGGACGAACGATGAAACCCGGCAGCAAGAAGTGGAAGAACTTCATGGCCAAACTGTACGGTATCGGTGCAGCGGTCGTGATTGTGGGCGCGCTCTTCAAGATTCAGCACTGGCCGCTGGCCAGTCTATTCCTCATCCTCGGCCTCAGTACCGAGGCGATCATCTTCTTCTTCTCCGCGTTCGAGCCTCCCCATGAGGATCCGGACTGGAGCCTGGTCTACCCCGAGCTGGCGACGGGCGAGAAGGCCGAAGGCGATGAGTTCAGGAAAGAGGACCAGCGCTCGATCACCGAGCAGCTGGACGACATGCTGGAGAGCGCCAAGATCGAGCCCGAGCTCATCGCCAGCCTGGGCGAGGGCATGCGTTCGCTGAGCGACCAGGCCCGGCAGATGGGCCAGGTGACCGGTGCCGCCTCCGCCACCAACGAGTACGCAAACAGCCTGAAGGACGCGGCCACCAAGGTGAGCAGCCTGAGCGACACCTATGCCAAGGCCAGCGAGAGCCTGGTGGGGCTGACCACCAACGTGGACGCAGGCCGCACCGCCGGCGCCAGCCTGCAGAAGATGAGCGAGAACCTCTCCGCGCTCAACGAGATGTACGAATTCCAGTTGCGCACCAGCCGGGAGAAGCTGGAGGCCGCCAACCAGATGTTCGAGGGTATGGGCGAGATGCTCACCAACCTCCGCAACTCGGTTGATGATACCAAGCGCTACAAGGAGAACATCGCGGAGCTGAGCGACAACCTGCAGAAGCTCAACACCGTGTACGGCAACATGCTTGCCGCGATGACCGTGCGCTGACCGTCCTTGACCCACCAGGAACCATAACCCAAACCCGGTCAAGAGATGGCAAGTGGCAAGCAGACGCCCAGGCAGAAGATGATCAACATGATGTACCTCGTGTTGACCGCTCTGCTGGCGATGAACGTGTCGAAGGAGATCCTGGACAGCTTCATCACCGTGAACAACGGACTGGAGAACACCAAGCTCTCGCTCAACGACAAGATGACGGCCCAGTACACCAGCTTCGAGGCCTTCGCCAAGGAGAATCCGGCCAAGTACGGGGCTGCCTGGGAGGAGGCCAAGAGGATCAAGACCGCTGGCGCGGACCTGGTCGCCTACATCGATTCCATCAAGGCCAAGGCCATCATCACGGCCGAGGGCTGGCCGCGTGACAGCGTGGTGCTCGGCGACGGCCGCATCGTGGATCTGGCCAAGGTGACCAAGAAGGACAGCCATGACGAGCTGACCAACCTGCTCATCGGCGGGGAGCCGGCTAACCCGAAGGACGGGCCCTTCAGCGCGAAGGAGCTCAGGGCCAAGCTCGAGGCCTTCCGCGACCAGGTGAAGAGCAGCCGCAAGGAGGACGCCGACCTGGCAGCCGCCATGGACCGCATCTTCAACTTCGAGGACCGCAAGGACGCCTCGGGCACCATGAACAATTGGGAGAGCATCAACTTCTACCACGTTCCCCTCGCTGCAGGCATCACGATCCTCAGCAAGATCCAGAGCGACGTGCGCAACGCCGAAGGCGAGGTGGTGAAGCGGATGATGGACGCAGTGGAGGGCCAGAGCTTCAAGTTCAACAAGCTCACCGCCATCGTGAAGCCTCAGAGCAGCTACGTGACGGTTGGGGCGAAGTACACGGCCGAGATCTTCCTGGGCGCCTATGACGACCAGAACGCCCCGGAGGTGTACATCTGCGGCCCTGGGGCCCGGGTGGACACGGCGAAGAAGGAGATCATCGGGGAGGCCATCAAGCTGCCCATGAACGGCGCAAAGGCCATCTTGGAGCGGACTGCGGGAAGCGCTGGCCTTAACACCGTCAGCGGGATCATCAAGTACAAGCCGGTGGGCGGGGAGCTCCAGACCGAGGTCTTCAGCACCGAATACGAGGTGGCCGCGCCGAACCTGGTGGTGAGCCCGACGAAGATGAACGTGTTCTACCGCGGGGTGGACAACCCGGTCTCCATCAGCGTATCCGGCTACAGCGACAAGAACATCGCGCCCAGCATGACCAACGGCTCCCTTGCCCGCGGCGGCGACGGTTGGATCGTGAAGCCGGGGAAGGAGAGCGAGGCCGTGATCAGCGCCACCGTGACCAACCCCGATGGTTCCAAGAAGCCGATGCCGGGCATGAAGTTCCGCGTGAAGAACGTTCCGAACCCCACGCCCTACTTCGCCGGCAAGAGCGTGAACGACGAGAACATCAAGAAGGCGGAGCTCACGGCCGCGGCCGGTGTCATCGCCAAGATGGTGGACTTCGACTTCGACCTGAAGTTCGAGGTGGTGGAGTTCAAGGTGACGATGATCGTGGGCGGAACGCCCATCGAGAAGCTCGCCAAGGGCGCCGCCGTATCGGGCGACATGAAGGAGATGTTCCAGAAGGCCAAGCCAGGCCAGAAGATCTACATCGAGGGCATCAAGGCCAGGGGGCCGGACGGCACCGTAAGGAACCTGGGCTCGCTCTCGTTCAAGGTGGTGTAACCAACGCTGATCCACGATGAGGACCATGAGGAACCTGCTGCTGTCGATGGCCATGGCTGCCGTCGCACTCTGCGCCGCGCTGCCCGCGGCCGCCCAGACGGTGCTGGATGGCGCCTACATCAAGGAGCACACCAAGACCAAGCGCGTGGTGCCCTACACCCATATCCGCGAAGCGGATGTGATGTGGGCCCGCCGCGTATGGCGCACCATCGACCTGCGCGAGAAGGTGAACCATCCGCTGTACTACCCCACCGAGCCCATCAACGACCGCAAGAGCCTCTTCGATGTCATCCGGCAGGGCCTGCTCGTGGACGGCTCCATCACCGCCTATGACCCCGGTCCGCTCCTCACGGATGACGAGTTCAAGAAGCCGCTGCTGGCACCCGAGCTGAAGGATCTCTTCACCCGGATGGACACGCAGTACACCGAGTCGCTCACCACCGGCGATATGGAAATGGTGGTGCAGCCCATCAACCTGGAGAGCCGGGATATCAAGATGTACAAGATCAAGGAGGACTGGATCTTCGACAAGCAGCGGAGCACCATGGACATCCGCATCATCGGCATCGCGCCCATGAAGGAGGTGCGCGGCGAGGACGGCGAGGTCCGGGGCTATGCGCCGATCTTCTGGCTCTATTACCCGGAATGCCGGTACGTCTTCGCCAACTGGGACGCCTTCAATCGCGAGAACGATGCTGAGCGCCGCAGCTACGAGGACATCTTCTGGAAGCGCCAGTTCAGCAGTTACATCACCAAGTGGAGCAACGTCTACGACCGCCAGCTGAACGACTACAAGACGGGGCTCGATGCCCTGCTCGAAGGCGAGGAGATCAAGCAGGCGCTGTTCGAGTTCGAGCACGACCTCTGGAACTTCTGAGCGCAACGGATCCATGAGAGGGCCCCTGCATCGCTGCAGGGGCTTTCTTTTTCCGTTCCGGCATATGCTGGCGGAGGGCGACGGCGTTCGATGGTGGATGATGCGAACGACCAGCCATTCGGGGTCAGCCATCCCCCTGGCCTTGATGCTCGCGGCCTTGGCGGGGCAGGCCCAGCCGGTTCTGGAGCCCCCCGACTGCGGGGCCGATGGACGGTTTGAGCCCTACCATCCGTTGCGGGAGGCGGATGTGGCCTGGGAGCGGCGTGTATGGCGCGTCCTCGATATCGCCGACCCGGCGAATGCAGCGCTGAGACGGCCGGTGGGTGACCTTCCGGGATGCAGCGGGCTGTTCGACCTGGTGCGGCAGGCAGCCCAGGGCGGCCGGTTGACCGTCTATGCCCCGGCGGATGATGGATTCGACGATGCCTTCCGTGCACCGATGACCCCGCAGGCGATGGAGTCCCGCATCACTGCGTTGGGCGTAGCGGAGGAGGCCATCGCCCGCTGGATGCTGAAGGAGGACTGGCTCTTCGACCGGGCGCGGTCCACCATGGAGGCACGTATCATCGCCCTTGCACCGATGGCCGAGGTCCGCGGCACCGAAGGGGAGCTGCGCGGCTACGCGCCCATCCTCTGGGTCCACTACCCGTCGAGCAGGGCCCTCTTGGCACGCCATGCCGCCATGCGCCGAACCGACGGTGAAAGGCTTTCCTATGAGGCCTGGTTCGCTGAGCGCTTCTTCAGCGGCGCGATCCTCAAGGTGGCGGGCATGCATGATGCTGCGATTCCAGCGGTCTCCACTGGCCTCGACGCGCTCATCCGAAGTGAGGCCGAGCGTGAGCGGCTCCAGCGGATGGGATTCGATCTCTGGAACCATTGAACAGCAGCTTCGGGCGAGGGCAGGCCGCCATGAAGCGCTAATTTCGCGCGCTTTTCCGCAGCGATGATCACCGTCCAGGGCCTCACCCTCCACTTCGGCCAGCGGCCCATGTTCGATGGCGTCTCGTTCTTCATCGGGACCGACGATCGCATCGGCCTGGTGGGCCGCAACGGCGCCGGCAAGAGCACCCTCCTGAAGATCCTCGCCGGCAAGCAGCCCTTCGACAAGGGCACCATCGGCAAGCCCAAGGAGCTCACCCTCGGCTACCTGCCGCAGGAGATGGCACACAACCTGGAGCTCACGCCCTGGCAGGTGGCCGAGAAGGCCTTCGAGGAGGCCCTCACCCTGCAGGCCTCGCTGGAGCGCATCGAGAAGGACCTGGAGAAGGCCACCACCGACGAGGAGGCCATGGAGCTGGCCACGCTGCTCGCCCATGCGCACGAGCGGCTCAACACCATCGGCGCGGCCGACCACGACATGCAGATCGAGCGGATGCTGAAGGGCATCGGCTTCGTGGGCGCCGACATGCACCGCCTGATGAGCGAGCTGAGCGGCGGCTGGCGGATGCGTGCCGAGCTCGCCCGCATCCTGCTGATGCAGCCCGACCTGCTGCTGCTGGACGAACCCACCAACCACCTCGACCTGCCCGCCATCCAGTGGCTGGAGGATTTGCTGCGCACCTATCCGTCCGCGCTGGTGC
Protein-coding regions in this window:
- a CDS encoding SUMF1/EgtB/PvdO family nonheme iron enzyme, with the protein product MQRPIMYLGAIGLLASCGGGGQGQLTGVLGRPEWYQVDPYGMNYIPMGSYVMGPSDQDVPYALVTKSKTVSVQAFYIDQTEITNNEYRQFVYYVRDSIAKRILGDEDIGDHVIAEDEYGEELDPPVLNWRTRIDWYGDEEREALADMFLSESERFYRRKEIDTRKLMFEYYWIDLKEAARKGTPSNWARDLDLSYTNSKGQNNAIRGHSDRSKFIIKEVINVYPDTLVWVHDFTYSFNEPMTENYFWHPAYDDYPVVGVTWVQATAFNVWRTQLMNSWLESNGEAFVNRFRLPTEAEWEYASRGGLDLAPFPWGGPYVRNRQGCFLGNFKPLHGNYVDDGGFHTVPVDSYTPNDYGLYQMAGNVSEWTSTAFDESVYDFDHDLNPEYSYDALATDAPSLKRKVIRGGSWKDIGYYMQTGTRSYEYQDTTKAYIGFRSVMTFLGRGKAVNAEDL
- a CDS encoding formimidoylglutamase: MDISIYFQPSEAFGRHRPEWNAHTLGDTTTFHTQGRGFPALEGFQVALFGVLDDPGHARPRACVSAPDAIRAELYALHHTAAPVPVVDLGDIRPGATSADTQHAVAETLAELMRMNIVPILLGGGQGHTFSQYLAYEKLERTANLVCVDARFDLGEPGQALADTSYLSHIVLRQPNYLFNYSNLGYQTYLVDQPGIELMERLLFDAHRLGELRSNIADAEPVLRNADTLSVDMSAIRRSDAPGTTRPGPNGFHGEEVCQLMRYAGVSEKITSLGIYELDPERDEEQVTAQLAAQMVWCFLDGFRSRTNDLPWLDRKRFTRFRIPIRGHEQELVFYKSSVSDRWWMDVPYKAEQEARFERHHLVPCSYSDYQAACREEVPDRWWRTFQKLA
- the gldN gene encoding gliding motility protein GldN, with translation MRNLLLSMAMAAVALCAALPAAAQTVLDGAYIKEHTKTKRVVPYTHIREADVMWARRVWRTIDLREKVNHPLYYPTEPINDRKSLFDVIRQGLLVDGSITAYDPGPLLTDDEFKKPLLAPELKDLFTRMDTQYTESLTTGDMEMVVQPINLESRDIKMYKIKEDWIFDKQRSTMDIRIIGIAPMKEVRGEDGEVRGYAPIFWLYYPECRYVFANWDAFNRENDAERRSYEDIFWKRQFSSYITKWSNVYDRQLNDYKTGLDALLEGEEIKQALFEFEHDLWNF
- the gldM gene encoding gliding motility protein GldM gives rise to the protein MASGKQTPRQKMINMMYLVLTALLAMNVSKEILDSFITVNNGLENTKLSLNDKMTAQYTSFEAFAKENPAKYGAAWEEAKRIKTAGADLVAYIDSIKAKAIITAEGWPRDSVVLGDGRIVDLAKVTKKDSHDELTNLLIGGEPANPKDGPFSAKELRAKLEAFRDQVKSSRKEDADLAAAMDRIFNFEDRKDASGTMNNWESINFYHVPLAAGITILSKIQSDVRNAEGEVVKRMMDAVEGQSFKFNKLTAIVKPQSSYVTVGAKYTAEIFLGAYDDQNAPEVYICGPGARVDTAKKEIIGEAIKLPMNGAKAILERTAGSAGLNTVSGIIKYKPVGGELQTEVFSTEYEVAAPNLVVSPTKMNVFYRGVDNPVSISVSGYSDKNIAPSMTNGSLARGGDGWIVKPGKESEAVISATVTNPDGSKKPMPGMKFRVKNVPNPTPYFAGKSVNDENIKKAELTAAAGVIAKMVDFDFDLKFEVVEFKVTMIVGGTPIEKLAKGAAVSGDMKEMFQKAKPGQKIYIEGIKARGPDGTVRNLGSLSFKVV
- the gldL gene encoding gliding motility protein GldL, whose product is MKPGSKKWKNFMAKLYGIGAAVVIVGALFKIQHWPLASLFLILGLSTEAIIFFFSAFEPPHEDPDWSLVYPELATGEKAEGDEFRKEDQRSITEQLDDMLESAKIEPELIASLGEGMRSLSDQARQMGQVTGAASATNEYANSLKDAATKVSSLSDTYAKASESLVGLTTNVDAGRTAGASLQKMSENLSALNEMYEFQLRTSREKLEAANQMFEGMGEMLTNLRNSVDDTKRYKENIAELSDNLQKLNTVYGNMLAAMTVR
- a CDS encoding type IX secretion system membrane protein PorP/SprF, with the translated sequence MALAGVSFAQQDPQFTQYMFDRLSINPAVAGTTGELCGTLLLRQQWTGFDGAPKTALLNVHGNVKKISSGLGLSVFLDELGQQKSTYARFHYSFHRKLGPGTFGIGLSAGMMSHTLGNKWQATDGVANDEFIPANGNSDMGWDLAAGLYYVSPTLWAGISSTHLTEVELRNVSIQQRRHYFVQAGYNWKIKGDQKYILQPSVLMKSDGTSTQFDITGTFLYNNMVWLGVSYRTEDAIAPLIGYQFKPTAKSMLRIGYSYDVTTSQLRNYSSGSHEIMANFCVLLVKPPDVHRHSSVRFL
- the gldN gene encoding gliding motility protein GldN; this translates as MMRTTSHSGSAIPLALMLAALAGQAQPVLEPPDCGADGRFEPYHPLREADVAWERRVWRVLDIADPANAALRRPVGDLPGCSGLFDLVRQAAQGGRLTVYAPADDGFDDAFRAPMTPQAMESRITALGVAEEAIARWMLKEDWLFDRARSTMEARIIALAPMAEVRGTEGELRGYAPILWVHYPSSRALLARHAAMRRTDGERLSYEAWFAERFFSGAILKVAGMHDAAIPAVSTGLDALIRSEAERERLQRMGFDLWNH